From Amycolatopsis sp. WQ 127309:
CGATCGGCGAGCAGATCGCGCGGGCCTACGCGCCGACCGACGGCGTGGTCTGCGGGAGCACGACGACACCGCCGCCCGCGGGCGGGGAAGCGCCCAAGGGCCCGGTGAAGAACCTCGCCTACACCGGCGGCGCGTACGACACGGTGCCGCTGTTCTGGTCGGGCACCGCGATGCTCCTGCTCGGCGTGGTCATGGTGGCCGCGATGCCGGGCTCGCGTCGTCGGCCGCTGCCGATCTTGGCCGAGGAGAAGCCGTTCAAGCCGTCACCGCGGCCGCGCGAGTGACCTGAGTCCGCCCCGGGGACAGTGAAGAACCCCGTCAGGAGCCTGGCTCCTGACGGGGCTTCTTTGTGTTCAGCCCTGGCGAAGCGTGGTGACCATCGCCTCGACGGCGATGCGGGGCTTCACGTTCAGGTCGATCGCCTCGCGGCATTCCAGCACCGCTTCGAGACGGCGCAGCGCCGACTCCGGGGTCCACGCCGTCGCGGCTTCGGCGATCTGGTCGAAGTGGTCGGGGTGGTTGAGCGTCGCGCCGGAGCGGGTCGTCGTCACCAGGACGTCGCGGTAGAAGCCCGCGAGGTCGATCAGCGCCAGATCCAGCGTGTCCCGCTGGGTGCGGGTGGCGCGGGACTTCTGCTTCTTCTCCAGCTGCTTCACCGCGGCTTCCGCGGCCCGCTTGGCCCCCGCGACGCCCTTGCCGACGCCGTCGCCGCCCATCGCCGTGCGCAACGAGTTGCGCTCGTCCTCGTCGCGGCCCTTGCTCGCCTCGCCCGCGTCGGCCTCCGCCGCGCTGATCAGCTGGTCGGCGCAGGTGAAGACGTCACTGGGGCGGCGCAGGCCGAGCGGGATCCGCAGGACCGTGGCGCGACGCTGGCGCGCGGCCTCGTCGGTGGCGAGCCGGCGCGCGCGGCCGACGTGCCCGCCGCAGACCGCGGCGGCCCACTGCGCCTGCTCCGGGTCGACGTGGTCCCGGCGCACGAGCACGTCGGCGATCGCCTCCGGCGGCGGCGTCCGCAGGTTCACCAGGCGGCAGCGCGAACGGATCGTCACGGAGACGTCCTCGGGGTGGTCCGACGGCGCGCAGAGCAGGAACACCGTGCGGTCCGGCGGTTCTTCGACGGCCTTCAGCAGCGCGTTCGACGCGCCTTCGGTGAGCCGGTCGGCGTCCTCGATGATCACGACCTGCCAGCTGCCGGTGGTCGGGCGGCGCGCCGCGGCCTGGACCAGCGCACGCATCTCGGCGACCGAGATCGACAGGCCTTCGGGCACGACGAGCCGGACGTCGGCGTGGGTGCCCGCCATCGTCGTGTGGCAGCCGGGGCAGGCGTCACAACCGGTGCCGGTGCTGCACTGCAGGCCCGCGGCGAACGTCCGGGCGGCCACCGAGCGGCCGGACCCGGCCGGGCCGGTGATCAGCCAGGCGTGCGTCATCGCGCCGGGCGGCGCGGGCTCCCCGGCGACGATCTTCGCCGCGGCGGACGCGGCCGCCGTCAGGGTTTCGACCGCGGGTTCCTGGCCGACCAGCTGGTTCCAGACGCCGATGCGTTCGGTCGTCGTCACTTCGCCTCCACGCGAGACGCGTCCGCGGTCTCGACGGGCAGGGTCTCCTCGGCCGACGGCTCGTCGACGTCGAGTGGCCGGGTGACCGGCTTGTCCGATGTGGACGCAGCCGGGGCCAGCGCCGAAAGGCGGCCGACGAACACGGCGCGCAGGGCGATCCGGATCCGCGCGGCGACCTCGGTGTCGGTGCCGTCGGCGTCGATCACGACGTAGCGATCCGGGTCCGCGGCGGCCATCTCGACGAGCAGGTGCTGGACGCGCCACTGGTCGTTCATCGTGGCCGCCCGGTCGCGCGGCGCCCCGGGCGGAGCGGCGTCGAGCAGGACGGTCAGGTCCGGCCGCAGCCGTCCGGTCGCCCAGTCGGCGAGGCCTTCGAGCTCGTCGCTGTCGAGGCCCGCGACGGCGGACAGGTGCGCCAGCGGCGAGTCGACGAACCGCTCCATCACGACCACCGAACCGGCGTCGAGCGCCGGCTGGACGTGCCGCTCGACGATGTCGGCCCGCACCGCGGCGGCGGCCAGCGCCTGGGCCCGCGCGCCGGTCAGCGAGGCGCCGGAAACCAGCGCTGTCAACCGTTTGTCGTCGAGCGCCGGGTCGGCGGCGACCACGACCGGCCGGGTCCCGCCGCGCATCCAGTCGGCGAGGTTGACGGCCTGGATCGCGGTGTTGATCGCGGTGGTGCCCTCGACGGCGATGAGGAAGCCGTTGACCCGCCGCGGTGTGCGGCGCAACGCGTTGCGCAGGTCGGACAGGATCGGCTCAGTGCGCTTGTCGTCCATCTGCCGGTAGGCGAAGAAGCCGGCGATCAGGGCGAGCGCGGCGCCGACGAGCATGATCGGCCGGGTGCCGTCGATCGTGACCGGGCTGCCCCAGACGTTGATGGTGCGCGTCGCCACGACACCGACCAGTACCGGGACGGTCACCGTGGTGCCGAACAGCACGAGCTTCATCATCAGCTGGTAGATCGCGTTGATCCGGCCGCGGATGGCGTCTTCGACGCGGGAGCCGATGATCGTGACGCCGGTGAGGAACGCCGTCCCGGCCCAGAACCCCACCAGGACCACGGTGACCAGCGAGACCGACAGGTGCGGCGACAACGCGACCAGCGCGAGCGAGAGCCCGGCCGCGATGATCGAGACACCGAACAGCCGGTCGTGCGGGAGCCGCCGGGAAAGCTTGGGCGCGAAGGCCATGCCGGAGGCGAGGCCGAGGAAGATGGCCAGCACCAGGAGGCTGAACGCCGAGTCACCGGCCAGCAGGCTCGAGGAGTACGGCTTGGCCGAGCCGATCACGGCGCCACCCGCCGCGAACGCGCCGAACGCGCCGACCAGCAGCCCGCGCACGAGCGGCGTGCTGCGGACGAACCGGAAGCCGTCGGCGATCATCCGGCCGATGCCGAGCTTCTCCTCGTCGGCCAGGTCGGCCTTCTTCTCGGGCGACTCGTGGACGTTGCGCAGCGAAAGCTCGGGGATCCGGGTGGCGATGAGGATCGCGCTGGCCAGGTAGAGCAGGGCGGTGATGATGACGACCAGCTTCGCGATGCGGAGGCTGGTGTCTTCGCCGGGAACGTGGAGGAAGTTCGTGTTGATGCCGGTGAGGATCGCGTTCGCGCCGGCCGCGGTGATGACGGCGAGGCCGTAGGTCATCACCATGCCGAGCTGGTTGGCCGTCTCGACCTGGTCGGGGCGGCGAAGCAGGTTCGGGACCGCCGCCTCTTTCGAGGGGATCCACATGCTCGCCGCGCTGCCGACCAGGAAGTTGCCGACCAGCAGCCACCACGGCGCGCTGACGAAGGCGATGGACAGCAGGAACCCGCAGCGCAGGAGGTCGGCGACCACCATCACCTTGCGGCGGTCGAACCGGTCCGCGAGCA
This genomic window contains:
- a CDS encoding DNA polymerase III subunit delta' gives rise to the protein MTTTERIGVWNQLVGQEPAVETLTAAASAAAKIVAGEPAPPGAMTHAWLITGPAGSGRSVAARTFAAGLQCSTGTGCDACPGCHTTMAGTHADVRLVVPEGLSISVAEMRALVQAAARRPTTGSWQVVIIEDADRLTEGASNALLKAVEEPPDRTVFLLCAPSDHPEDVSVTIRSRCRLVNLRTPPPEAIADVLVRRDHVDPEQAQWAAAVCGGHVGRARRLATDEAARQRRATVLRIPLGLRRPSDVFTCADQLISAAEADAGEASKGRDEDERNSLRTAMGGDGVGKGVAGAKRAAEAAVKQLEKKQKSRATRTQRDTLDLALIDLAGFYRDVLVTTTRSGATLNHPDHFDQIAEAATAWTPESALRRLEAVLECREAIDLNVKPRIAVEAMVTTLRQG
- a CDS encoding dTMP kinase encodes the protein MRSVPGSGPGGSSGAEASTISRVRRVLAIKPFRRLWGVTYLCSVADWLNILALTGLATKLTNNYFAQNFAFVGVVLTGLAPGLLFAPVGGLLADRFDRRKVMVVADLLRCGFLLSIAFVSAPWWLLVGNFLVGSAASMWIPSKEAAVPNLLRRPDQVETANQLGMVMTYGLAVITAAGANAILTGINTNFLHVPGEDTSLRIAKLVVIITALLYLASAILIATRIPELSLRNVHESPEKKADLADEEKLGIGRMIADGFRFVRSTPLVRGLLVGAFGAFAAGGAVIGSAKPYSSSLLAGDSAFSLLVLAIFLGLASGMAFAPKLSRRLPHDRLFGVSIIAAGLSLALVALSPHLSVSLVTVVLVGFWAGTAFLTGVTIIGSRVEDAIRGRINAIYQLMMKLVLFGTTVTVPVLVGVVATRTINVWGSPVTIDGTRPIMLVGAALALIAGFFAYRQMDDKRTEPILSDLRNALRRTPRRVNGFLIAVEGTTAINTAIQAVNLADWMRGGTRPVVVAADPALDDKRLTALVSGASLTGARAQALAAAAVRADIVERHVQPALDAGSVVVMERFVDSPLAHLSAVAGLDSDELEGLADWATGRLRPDLTVLLDAAPPGAPRDRAATMNDQWRVQHLLVEMAAADPDRYVVIDADGTDTEVAARIRIALRAVFVGRLSALAPAASTSDKPVTRPLDVDEPSAEETLPVETADASRVEAK